One window from the genome of Nicotiana tomentosiformis chromosome 5, ASM39032v3, whole genome shotgun sequence encodes:
- the LOC138892938 gene encoding uncharacterized protein — translation MVYVIRNDKIPINETQDDVNEKLEVWRQTLESKNFKLRRTKTEYLECKFSNVTGESDMDVRVDSQVFSKRRSYKYLRSVIQGNEKIDEDVTHRIGAGWMKWPAFCVMRMCYQNIKIVVIIFLAFIVDIVCFYRFFSSFLS, via the exons atggtgtatgttattcgcaATGACAAAATACCAATTAATGAGACGCAAGACGATGTTAATGAgaagttggaggtttggagacagaccctaGAGTCCAAAAATTTCAAGTTGAGAAGgactaagacagaatacttggagtgcaagtttagCAACGTGACGGGGGAATCAGACATGGACGTGAGGGTTGATTCACAAGTCTTCTCTAAGAGACGAAGTTACAAGTATCTAAGGTCAGTTATCCAAGGGAATGAGAagattgatgaggatgtcacacatcgtataggggcggggtggatgaaatggccGGCATTTTGTGTGATGAGAATGTGTTACCAAAACATAAAG atTGTTGTTATTATCTTTCTAGCCtttattgttgatattgtttgCTTCTATCGTTTCTTTTCATCTTTCTTGAGctga